From one Marmota flaviventris isolate mMarFla1 chromosome 1, mMarFla1.hap1, whole genome shotgun sequence genomic stretch:
- the Myl7 gene encoding myosin regulatory light chain 2, atrial isoform: MFEQAQIQEFKEAFSCIDQNRDGIICKSDLRETYSQLGKVSVPEEELDAMLQEGKGPINFTVFLTLFGEKLNGTDPEEAILSAFRMFDPSGQGVVNKDEFKQLLLTQADKFSPAEVEQMFALTPMDLAGNIDYKSLCYIITHGDEKEE, from the exons ATGTTTGAACAAGCCCAGATCCAGGAGTTCAAGGAA GCATTCAGCTGCATTGACCAGAACAGAGATGGCATTATCTGCAAGTCAGACCTGAGAGAGACCTACTCCCAGCTCG GCAAGGTTAGCGTCCCAGAGGAGGAACTGGATGCTATGCTGCAGGAGGGGAAGGGCCCCATCAACTTCACGGTCTTCCTCACACTCTTTGGGGAGAAACTCAATG GGACAGACCCCGAGGAAGCCATCCTGAGTGCCTTCCGTATGTTTGACCCCAGCGGGCAAGGGGTAGTGAACAAGGATGA GTTCAAGCAGCTCCTCCTGACCCAGGCAGACAAGTTCTCTCCAGCTGAG GTAGAACAGATGTTTGCCCTGACACCCATGGACCTGGCAGGCAACATCGACTACAAGTCCCTATGCTACATCATCACTCATGGGGACGAAAAAGAGGAGTAA